One segment of Fuscovulum ytuae DNA contains the following:
- a CDS encoding branched-chain amino acid ABC transporter permease codes for MISHAPKIAGYVAAAILVLFPLVYSAGNYDFVMHLWITAFYYAILASSWALLAGYGGQFSFAHLAFMAMGAYGAGILDNYVFLTSLPTGTCTEFGIFGTNIVLLPPSGTGDAGACLTAARATWPEGATVNRFPLLLQIAFGAIVGGGAGWLIGTLVLRLRAAYLALFTVGLSEILRAVLSAEIWLTRGQAGMPMSPLFPDGITILGTSYGPAAKLPAYYVMLALFFATLALLLWVARSRIGLFLRSLREDEDAAEALGVDTVKWKRAVFVLTAAIAATAGAVQGHYVGLITPNTIVLLQMSLVIAMAVIGGLENVVAAAIGAILISFALEFLRTDFTILGFEVDMTTWRLVFFGLLLMLTLRFLRNGVIQGALMWIERRGVGAETVAKRRAVEEAK; via the coding sequence ATGATTTCCCATGCCCCCAAAATCGCCGGATATGTCGCGGCGGCCATTCTGGTCCTGTTCCCGTTAGTCTATTCGGCAGGCAACTATGACTTCGTGATGCATCTTTGGATCACGGCCTTTTACTACGCCATTCTTGCCTCAAGCTGGGCCTTGCTGGCGGGCTATGGCGGTCAGTTCTCATTCGCCCATCTCGCCTTTATGGCCATGGGGGCTTACGGCGCGGGGATTCTGGACAATTACGTCTTTCTGACTTCTCTGCCGACGGGCACCTGCACCGAGTTCGGGATATTTGGAACCAACATCGTCCTTCTCCCCCCGTCAGGCACGGGCGACGCCGGCGCTTGTCTGACAGCGGCCCGTGCAACATGGCCCGAAGGGGCAACCGTTAACCGCTTTCCGTTGCTTCTGCAGATTGCCTTCGGCGCAATCGTCGGTGGCGGGGCTGGCTGGCTGATCGGCACCTTGGTCCTTCGCCTGCGTGCGGCCTATCTGGCGCTCTTCACCGTGGGGCTTTCGGAAATCCTCCGTGCAGTCCTGTCGGCGGAGATCTGGCTGACCCGCGGGCAGGCTGGAATGCCGATGTCTCCGCTGTTCCCCGATGGCATCACCATCCTTGGCACATCCTATGGCCCGGCGGCCAAGCTGCCCGCCTATTACGTCATGCTGGCGCTGTTCTTTGCAACACTTGCGCTGCTTCTATGGGTAGCGCGGTCGCGGATCGGGCTGTTCCTGCGGTCCCTGCGCGAAGATGAGGATGCAGCCGAGGCGCTTGGCGTCGATACAGTGAAATGGAAGCGCGCAGTCTTTGTTTTGACCGCCGCCATCGCAGCGACGGCTGGGGCGGTGCAAGGGCATTACGTTGGCCTGATCACCCCAAACACCATTGTGCTTTTGCAAATGTCGCTGGTCATCGCAATGGCGGTGATCGGAGGGCTCGAAAACGTGGTGGCGGCGGCCATCGGCGCGATCCTGATCTCTTTCGCGCTGGAGTTCCTGCGGACAGATTTCACCATTCTGGGTTTTGAGGTCGACATGACGACATGGCGGTTGGTTTTCTTCGGCCTGCTCTTGATGCTGACCCTGCGTTTCCTGCGAAATGGGGTGATCCAAGGCGCGCTGATGTGGATCGAACGGCGCGGTGTGGGCGCGGAAACCGTCGCCAAGCGTCGTGCGGTGGAGGAGGCAAAATGA
- a CDS encoding sigma-54-dependent Fis family transcriptional regulator, giving the protein MSDLLHLREIDEVLSGRGRGRDAFVEQSWRRCVEQYGMDPAKPSPAHIVTEARLREHREQSERLIAIARSGLEALFRQIAGQKYVLLLADAKGVTVDYFGDPKFQEELRAAGLYLGSDWSEDLAGTCGVGSCIVSKEAITIHQSDHFDLTHTPLSCTAAPIFDTGGNLTAVLDISLLRSPQPKISQSLALSLVKASVRRVEMANLMAMNRGDWVLRFSTSPEFLDVDPEAAVALDGSGRIIGMTHGAETVLARQAVGPVIGERIDRFFDLSVDSLPDLMRGRPTEERLIQLRDGQGMFGHAIAPQSERFPAALRGAVPVPGGAFQAIGGPDPKVQRIVAEAARLAPTPIAVLVTGETGTGKERLVRAMHMAQVGSRPFVTLPTAAIGEVAALAEAAAGGTLFIDGPEAMNAEAQAMLLAVVAGFDALPLRRRPRLITASAADLGAMVRAGAFRADLFFRLAAVTLTLPPLRLRQDFDWLVDRMMRQFGHLRPDSLRLSPAARAELQARFWPGNLRELANTLEVAIALAEGAVVDLPDLPPAPLAVAEEGESLAEVLAACGGNMALAARRLGVNRSTILRRARREGLLPQ; this is encoded by the coding sequence ATGTCCGACCTCTTGCATCTGCGGGAAATCGACGAGGTTCTGTCGGGGCGCGGCAGGGGGCGGGATGCGTTTGTCGAACAATCCTGGCGGCGCTGTGTTGAGCAATACGGAATGGATCCCGCCAAGCCGTCGCCTGCCCATATCGTGACCGAGGCGCGGCTGCGTGAGCACCGCGAACAATCCGAACGGCTGATCGCTATTGCCCGGAGTGGGCTTGAGGCGCTGTTTCGCCAGATTGCGGGGCAGAAATACGTGCTGCTTCTGGCCGATGCCAAGGGCGTGACAGTCGATTACTTTGGCGATCCGAAATTCCAAGAGGAATTGCGGGCGGCGGGGCTTTACCTTGGATCGGACTGGTCGGAGGATCTGGCGGGGACCTGCGGGGTGGGGTCCTGCATCGTGTCTAAGGAGGCGATCACGATCCATCAATCGGATCATTTTGACCTGACGCATACGCCCCTGTCCTGCACCGCCGCGCCGATCTTTGATACGGGCGGGAACTTGACGGCGGTGCTGGATATCTCGCTTCTGCGGTCGCCACAGCCGAAGATCAGCCAGAGCCTCGCGCTCAGCCTTGTGAAGGCGAGCGTGCGGCGGGTGGAGATGGCGAACCTGATGGCGATGAACCGGGGCGATTGGGTGTTGCGGTTTTCGACCAGCCCGGAATTTCTGGATGTGGACCCGGAGGCGGCGGTGGCGCTGGACGGGTCGGGGCGGATCATCGGGATGACACATGGGGCCGAGACGGTGCTGGCACGGCAGGCGGTGGGGCCGGTGATCGGAGAGCGGATCGACCGGTTCTTCGATCTGTCGGTGGACAGCTTGCCCGATCTGATGCGCGGGCGACCCACAGAGGAAAGGCTGATCCAGTTGCGCGACGGGCAGGGCATGTTCGGCCATGCCATCGCGCCGCAATCGGAACGGTTTCCTGCCGCCCTGCGTGGGGCGGTGCCGGTGCCTGGTGGGGCCTTTCAGGCCATCGGCGGGCCGGACCCGAAGGTGCAACGGATCGTGGCCGAGGCGGCACGTCTGGCCCCCACGCCCATTGCTGTGCTGGTCACGGGCGAGACGGGAACGGGGAAGGAGCGGTTGGTGCGCGCCATGCATATGGCGCAGGTGGGCAGCCGTCCCTTTGTCACCCTGCCCACTGCCGCGATAGGCGAGGTGGCCGCGCTGGCCGAGGCGGCGGCGGGCGGGACGCTGTTCATCGACGGGCCGGAGGCAATGAACGCGGAGGCGCAGGCGATGCTTCTGGCGGTTGTCGCGGGGTTCGATGCGCTGCCCCTGCGCCGCAGACCCCGGCTGATCACGGCGAGCGCCGCCGATCTGGGCGCGATGGTGCGGGCGGGGGCGTTCCGGGCCGATCTGTTCTTCCGGCTGGCAGCCGTGACGCTGACCCTGCCGCCGCTGCGTTTGCGGCAGGATTTCGACTGGCTGGTGGATCGGATGATGCGGCAGTTCGGGCATCTTCGGCCCGACAGCCTGCGCTTGTCGCCTGCCGCGCGGGCGGAATTGCAGGCGCGGTTTTGGCCGGGGAACCTGCGGGAATTGGCCAATACGCTGGAGGTTGCCATCGCCTTGGCAGAGGGGGCGGTGGTCGATCTGCCCGACCTGCCTCCTGCACCTCTGGCGGTGGCGGAAGAGGGCGAGTCGCTGGCCGAAGTGCTGGCGGCCTGTGGGGGGAACATGGCACTGGCCGCGCGACGGTTGGGGGTGAACCGGTCCACCATCCTGCGTCGGGCGCGGCGTGAGGGGCTGTTGCCGCAGTAG
- a CDS encoding aspartate ammonia-lyase: MMRQDKDSLGVVDIPDHALWGAQTQRAIDNFHASGIPISHFPSLIRALAQVKRAAAAVNASQGRLDPALARAIIQAADEVTKGAHMAHFPVDVLQGGAGTSSNMNMNEVLANRALEILGHPRGAHHVLQPNDHVNLCQSTNDVYPTAIRLALMAETLGLQAALTGLAEAFATKGTEFAGIEKLGRTQLQDAVPMTLGQEFNAFANTLREDVQRLDEIPRLFAEVNLGGTAIGTGLLAPESYRAAVVPELARLTGLPLTPAQDLIESSWDTGSFVLFSGMLKRTATKLSKIANDLRLLSSGPRGGLGEITLPAMQPGSSIMPGKVNPVIPEMVNQIAFQVIGADLTVTLAAEAGQLQLNAFEPIIAYNLLTVLTLLPRGATALAQLCVAGLTANPDTCRAHLDRSTARVTAMVPEIGYARAAELAKELLQS, from the coding sequence ATGATGCGGCAGGACAAGGATTCGCTCGGGGTTGTAGACATCCCAGATCACGCGCTCTGGGGCGCTCAAACCCAGCGCGCGATCGACAATTTTCACGCGAGCGGCATCCCCATCAGCCATTTCCCGTCGCTGATCCGGGCACTTGCACAGGTCAAGCGGGCGGCGGCCGCCGTAAACGCATCTCAGGGGCGTCTGGACCCTGCTCTGGCCCGCGCCATCATACAGGCTGCCGATGAAGTGACCAAGGGCGCACATATGGCGCATTTTCCCGTCGATGTTTTGCAAGGCGGTGCCGGTACGTCATCGAACATGAACATGAACGAAGTTCTGGCCAACCGGGCTCTGGAAATCCTAGGCCATCCGCGCGGCGCGCATCACGTCTTGCAGCCGAATGACCATGTGAACCTGTGCCAATCCACCAACGACGTTTATCCGACCGCGATCAGGCTTGCGCTGATGGCCGAGACGCTTGGCCTGCAAGCTGCGCTGACCGGTCTTGCAGAGGCTTTCGCGACCAAGGGAACAGAATTTGCCGGGATCGAAAAGCTGGGTCGCACTCAGTTGCAGGACGCCGTGCCCATGACCCTTGGACAAGAGTTTAACGCCTTTGCAAATACGCTGCGAGAAGACGTGCAGCGACTGGACGAAATTCCCCGGCTTTTCGCTGAGGTCAATCTTGGGGGCACGGCCATCGGCACCGGCCTATTGGCGCCGGAGTCCTATCGTGCCGCCGTCGTGCCAGAGCTGGCGCGGTTGACGGGACTGCCCTTGACCCCCGCGCAGGACCTGATCGAAAGCTCGTGGGACACCGGTTCATTCGTGCTGTTCTCGGGGATGCTGAAACGCACGGCGACAAAGCTGTCCAAGATCGCCAATGACCTTCGGCTTCTGTCCTCGGGTCCACGCGGCGGGTTGGGCGAGATCACCTTGCCAGCGATGCAACCGGGGTCGTCGATCATGCCCGGAAAGGTGAACCCCGTGATCCCGGAAATGGTCAACCAGATCGCTTTTCAGGTGATCGGGGCAGACCTTACCGTGACACTGGCGGCAGAGGCGGGCCAGCTGCAACTGAATGCCTTCGAGCCGATCATCGCCTACAACTTGTTGACGGTGCTGACCCTTCTTCCTCGTGGCGCCACGGCGTTGGCCCAGCTTTGCGTGGCCGGTCTGACTGCGAACCCCGACACCTGCCGTGCCCATCTTGACCGCTCAACGGCGCGCGTGACCGCCATGGTTCCAGAGATCGGTTATGCTCGGGCAGCGGAACTGGCCAAGGAATTGCTGCAGAGTTAG
- a CDS encoding NAD(P)/FAD-dependent oxidoreductase encodes MLDTTANAEVQGVLDTFGAALERGDIDAAVACFQDDCYWRDLVTFTWNIHTSEGKAAIGGMLRSQLAATKPSGWTIAEGETASEDGGVTTAWIEFETGVARGYGLIRLIGGKIWTLLTTMVELKGHEEHKGFTRPLGAKHGAGKHRLTWKEEREAEARDLGYTKQPYVVIVGGGQGGIALGARLRQLGVPSIIIEKNERPGDSWRNRYKSLCLHDPVWYDHLPYIKFPENWPVFAPKDKVGDWLEMYTKVMELNYWSKTTCKSAKYDEQSGEWTIVVDRDGQEVVLKPKQLVLATGMSGKANLPTYPGMETFKGDQHHSSRHPGPDAYRGKKAVVIGSNNSAHDICAALWENDVDVTMVQRSSTHIVKSDTLMDIGLGALYSEQAVRSGMTTEKADLIFASLPYKILHEFQIPLYEKMREVDAEFYAGLEKAGFWLDWGADGSGLFMKYLRRGSGYYIDVGASQLIIDGKIKLAHGNVKEIVPDGVVLQDGTKLEADVIVYATGYGSMNGWAADLIGKDVADKVGKCWGLGSDTPKDPGPWVGEQRNMWKPTKQEALWFHGGNLHQSRHYSQFLSLQLKARMEGLDTPVYGVPETHHLG; translated from the coding sequence ATGCTCGACACGACTGCGAATGCTGAGGTGCAGGGGGTGCTGGACACGTTCGGTGCGGCGCTGGAGCGGGGGGATATCGACGCGGCGGTGGCCTGTTTTCAGGACGACTGCTATTGGCGCGATCTCGTGACCTTTACATGGAACATTCACACCAGCGAGGGCAAGGCGGCCATTGGCGGGATGCTGCGGTCGCAACTCGCGGCGACGAAGCCCAGCGGCTGGACGATTGCGGAAGGCGAGACGGCGTCGGAAGACGGCGGCGTAACCACGGCCTGGATCGAATTCGAGACGGGCGTGGCGCGGGGCTATGGCCTGATCCGCTTGATCGGGGGCAAGATCTGGACCCTCTTGACCACGATGGTAGAACTGAAGGGCCACGAAGAGCACAAGGGCTTCACTCGCCCGCTGGGGGCGAAGCACGGGGCGGGCAAGCATCGCCTGACCTGGAAGGAAGAACGCGAGGCCGAGGCGCGCGATCTGGGCTATACCAAGCAGCCCTATGTCGTGATCGTTGGTGGCGGGCAGGGGGGTATTGCCCTTGGTGCGCGGTTGCGGCAACTGGGCGTGCCCTCCATCATCATCGAAAAGAACGAGCGGCCCGGCGACAGCTGGCGCAACCGTTACAAGTCGCTCTGCCTGCATGACCCGGTCTGGTACGACCACTTGCCCTACATCAAGTTCCCCGAGAACTGGCCCGTCTTCGCACCTAAGGACAAGGTGGGTGACTGGCTTGAAATGTATACCAAGGTGATGGAGCTCAATTACTGGTCCAAGACCACCTGCAAATCCGCCAAGTATGACGAACAGTCCGGCGAGTGGACCATTGTCGTAGACCGGGATGGGCAGGAAGTGGTCCTGAAGCCCAAGCAGTTGGTCCTTGCCACCGGCATGTCGGGCAAGGCGAACCTACCCACATATCCGGGGATGGAGACTTTCAAGGGCGATCAGCACCATTCCTCGCGCCATCCCGGCCCAGATGCCTACCGGGGCAAGAAGGCGGTGGTGATCGGCTCGAACAACTCGGCCCATGACATCTGCGCCGCGCTTTGGGAAAACGACGTCGACGTGACCATGGTCCAGCGGTCATCCACCCATATCGTCAAATCCGACACGCTGATGGATATCGGCCTCGGCGCGCTTTATTCGGAACAGGCGGTGCGGTCGGGCATGACGACCGAGAAGGCCGATCTGATCTTTGCGAGCTTGCCCTACAAGATCCTGCATGAGTTCCAAATCCCGCTATATGAAAAGATGCGCGAGGTGGATGCCGAGTTCTATGCGGGGCTGGAGAAGGCCGGGTTCTGGTTGGACTGGGGGGCGGACGGGTCGGGCCTGTTCATGAAATACCTGCGCCGTGGCTCGGGCTATTACATCGACGTGGGTGCGAGCCAATTGATCATAGACGGCAAGATCAAGCTGGCCCATGGAAACGTGAAAGAGATCGTGCCCGATGGTGTGGTGCTGCAAGACGGCACCAAACTAGAGGCGGATGTGATCGTCTATGCCACTGGCTATGGCTCGATGAATGGCTGGGCGGCCGACCTGATCGGCAAGGACGTCGCCGACAAGGTGGGCAAGTGTTGGGGCCTGGGGTCGGACACGCCAAAGGATCCCGGTCCCTGGGTCGGCGAGCAGCGCAACATGTGGAAACCGACCAAGCAAGAGGCGCTGTGGTTCCACGGCGGCAACCTGCACCAGTCACGGCATTACAGCCAGTTCCTTTCGCTGCAGCTGAAAGCACGGATGGAAGGTCTAGACACGCCAGTTTACGGCGTGCCTGAAACGCACCATCTGGGTTGA
- a CDS encoding ABC transporter ATP-binding protein, protein MITLDVKDIRKKFGSHEVLKGVSFRIEGPELVGLIGPNGAGKTTLTNVLDGAIKPDGGTIRLNGTRIDPLHPYEIARAGLGRTFQVTRAFRRMTVLENLYVPAMAMDASVNRKAMEEKANEILAFLTIDHLRNEYGRALSGGQQKLLELGRLLMLDPDVYILDEPFAGVHPSLMATIYKWIERVNGEGKAIILISHQMESIFTLCRRLLVLNFGDLIADGPPALVKNDPAVIDAYLGVEEDMSGTGLLTREATHA, encoded by the coding sequence ATGATCACCCTTGACGTCAAAGACATCCGCAAGAAGTTCGGTAGCCACGAGGTGTTGAAAGGCGTCAGCTTTCGCATCGAAGGCCCGGAACTGGTCGGCCTAATCGGTCCTAACGGCGCAGGTAAGACGACTCTGACCAATGTGCTGGACGGCGCGATCAAACCCGACGGCGGAACCATCCGGCTGAACGGCACAAGGATCGACCCGTTGCACCCCTATGAAATCGCCCGCGCCGGGTTGGGGCGCACCTTTCAGGTGACGCGCGCCTTTCGCCGAATGACGGTGCTGGAGAACCTCTACGTTCCCGCCATGGCCATGGACGCAAGCGTGAACCGCAAGGCGATGGAGGAAAAGGCCAACGAGATCCTGGCCTTTCTGACCATCGACCATTTGCGGAACGAATATGGCCGCGCGCTATCTGGCGGGCAGCAGAAGCTGTTGGAACTGGGGCGTCTCTTGATGCTCGATCCCGATGTCTACATTCTGGACGAGCCCTTTGCCGGCGTGCACCCCAGCCTTATGGCCACGATCTACAAATGGATTGAGCGGGTGAATGGCGAGGGTAAGGCGATCATCCTGATTTCGCACCAGATGGAATCGATCTTCACCCTTTGCCGCCGCCTTCTGGTGCTGAACTTCGGCGATCTGATTGCCGACGGTCCTCCCGCCCTCGTCAAGAATGATCCCGCCGTGATCGATGCTTATCTGGGCGTCGAAGAAGACATGTCCGGCACTGGCCTGCTGACGCGAGAGGCGACCCATGCTTGA
- a CDS encoding asparaginase produces MRLIHTGGTIGMVPSPQGLVPATGLVEAAVGERARVTALDPLVDSAAIGAADWNLLLDLIDTADDPVVVTHGTDTMAYTGAALSQALAGRAAPVILCGAMAPLGTGGDAEGNLDLALSARPGPGVWLAFAGRLIPAAGLVKHDSHGADSFRAVPQAPSSLPPARRFGAARIGILTLTPGIPPAMVRAALSELDGCVLRVFGAGTAPPDLALYRALSDAQSRGCALRAVSACETGGLAPGAYAAGATLWESGVQNGGLETAEAAFIRLWLHHSKGS; encoded by the coding sequence ATGCGTCTGATCCATACCGGCGGCACGATCGGCATGGTGCCGTCGCCGCAAGGCCTTGTCCCGGCAACGGGGCTGGTCGAGGCGGCCGTCGGCGAAAGGGCGCGGGTCACGGCCCTTGATCCGCTGGTCGACAGCGCTGCCATCGGCGCGGCTGACTGGAACCTCCTGCTTGACTTGATTGATACCGCCGACGATCCGGTCGTCGTGACCCATGGCACTGATACCATGGCCTATACCGGCGCGGCTCTTTCCCAGGCGCTGGCCGGTCGCGCCGCTCCGGTCATCCTGTGCGGCGCCATGGCCCCGCTGGGAACCGGGGGCGATGCCGAGGGCAATCTTGACCTTGCGCTGTCGGCACGGCCAGGCCCCGGCGTCTGGCTGGCCTTCGCCGGACGCCTGATCCCCGCGGCGGGCCTTGTTAAACACGACAGCCATGGCGCCGACAGCTTTCGCGCGGTGCCGCAGGCGCCCTCATCTCTACCTCCAGCACGCCGGTTCGGCGCAGCCCGTATAGGCATCTTGACCCTGACACCAGGTATTCCGCCAGCAATGGTCCGCGCGGCCTTGTCCGAACTCGACGGTTGCGTGCTGCGCGTTTTCGGCGCGGGAACCGCGCCGCCCGATCTGGCGCTATATCGTGCTCTGTCGGATGCTCAGTCGCGCGGATGTGCCCTGCGGGCCGTTTCGGCCTGTGAAACCGGCGGCCTTGCCCCCGGTGCCTATGCGGCAGGCGCCACCCTTTGGGAGTCTGGGGTGCAGAACGGTGGGCTGGAAACAGCTGAAGCGGCCTTCATCCGGCTTTGGCTCCACCATTCGAAAGGGTCATGA
- a CDS encoding amidohydrolase, with protein MDVDLIVMNARVITMDAGRPFAQAVAVRAGRIAAVGGAEVAALAGPATRVVDAGGRTLLPGFVESHLHLVLGGAELVQLQIGGVMGFDALKAAFLDYAAKNPERALLMAQGAAYEILGAPVTRHDLDRVIADRPIAMMAPDHHTVWANTLALQMAGLLHGAQMPHGHEVVMGPDGTATGELREFEAFGPVLALGGEAHLQLGIATGGEPEPWPDQATFAADLDKVVAGLAHCAAQGITTMVNMDGNRYTCALLAALEEQGRLTARVRVPFHMKPHMELSELDRASAMTAEFDGDWVRSGFVKMFMDGVVDSRTAFMLNDYPGHPGHRADPLFEGERFKAICTEIDRRGLQIAVHAIGDAAVRATIDGYEAAGRANGLRDLRHRIEHIELIDRADVPRLGSLGITASVQPPHPPGVMDFPISTMEHVFHRERWRDAYLWKTLKDHGAPVAYASDWPVTDVSVLRGIQAALTRVPYEGAGDERLTLMETLHAYTAGGAWAGHWDDLTGTLRVGMAADLVLLDGDIEATDPMAIGAMGIALTIAGGRVTHAGPGFA; from the coding sequence ATGGACGTTGATCTGATCGTGATGAATGCGCGGGTGATCACGATGGATGCGGGGCGGCCCTTCGCGCAGGCCGTGGCGGTGCGGGCAGGCCGGATCGCGGCCGTGGGCGGGGCCGAGGTGGCGGCGCTGGCCGGCCCTGCGACGCGGGTGGTGGATGCGGGGGGGCGGACGCTCTTGCCGGGTTTCGTGGAAAGCCATCTGCATCTGGTTCTGGGCGGGGCCGAACTGGTGCAATTGCAGATCGGCGGCGTGATGGGGTTTGATGCGCTGAAGGCGGCCTTTCTGGACTATGCGGCCAAGAACCCGGAGCGCGCGCTGTTGATGGCGCAGGGGGCGGCCTATGAGATTCTGGGCGCGCCTGTGACACGGCATGATCTGGATCGGGTGATCGCGGATCGGCCCATCGCGATGATGGCGCCCGATCACCATACGGTCTGGGCCAATACGCTGGCCTTGCAGATGGCGGGGCTTTTGCATGGGGCGCAGATGCCGCATGGCCATGAGGTGGTGATGGGGCCGGACGGCACAGCCACCGGGGAACTGAGGGAGTTCGAGGCCTTTGGTCCGGTGCTGGCCCTTGGCGGAGAGGCGCATCTGCAACTGGGGATCGCCACGGGGGGCGAGCCGGAGCCCTGGCCGGATCAGGCGACCTTTGCGGCGGACCTTGATAAGGTCGTGGCGGGGCTTGCGCATTGCGCGGCGCAGGGGATCACCACAATGGTGAATATGGATGGCAACCGCTATACCTGCGCGCTGCTTGCGGCGCTGGAGGAACAGGGGCGGCTGACCGCGCGCGTGCGCGTGCCCTTCCATATGAAGCCGCATATGGAGCTGTCGGAACTGGACCGGGCCAGCGCCATGACGGCGGAATTCGACGGGGATTGGGTCCGGTCGGGGTTCGTGAAGATGTTCATGGATGGCGTGGTGGACAGCCGCACGGCCTTTATGCTGAACGACTATCCCGGTCATCCGGGGCATCGGGCCGACCCCCTGTTCGAAGGCGAACGGTTCAAGGCGATCTGCACCGAAATCGACCGGCGGGGATTGCAGATCGCGGTCCATGCCATCGGAGACGCAGCGGTGCGGGCGACGATCGACGGCTATGAGGCGGCGGGGCGGGCCAATGGCCTGCGCGATCTGCGGCACCGGATCGAACATATCGAGCTGATCGACCGGGCGGATGTGCCGAGGCTGGGATCTTTGGGGATTACGGCCAGCGTGCAGCCGCCGCACCCGCCGGGGGTGATGGATTTCCCGATCTCGACCATGGAGCATGTGTTCCACCGGGAACGGTGGCGCGATGCCTATCTGTGGAAGACGCTGAAGGACCATGGCGCACCGGTGGCCTATGCCAGCGACTGGCCGGTGACGGATGTGTCGGTCCTGCGTGGCATCCAGGCGGCGCTGACACGGGTGCCCTATGAGGGTGCGGGGGATGAACGGCTGACCCTGATGGAAACGCTGCACGCCTATACGGCGGGGGGCGCTTGGGCCGGGCATTGGGATGACCTGACCGGAACGCTGCGCGTGGGGATGGCGGCGGATTTGGTGCTGCTGGACGGCGATATCGAGGCAACCGATCCGATGGCGATCGGGGCGATGGGAATCGCGCTGACCATTGCCGGGGGCCGCGTGACCCATGCAGGGCCGGGTTTTGCCTGA
- a CDS encoding ABC transporter ATP-binding protein → MLEVRNMDVGYYRDLNILSALNLDVKRGQIVTILGANGVGKSTSLKAIYGFLRPNGGTIHLDGKPLIDVPPHERINLGLAYIPQHPGIFREMTVEENLLLGAWTFRRDKARIAEKLDEQYSRFPVLKEKRRQPSGQLSGGQQRMIEIGRTLMGNPKVLLVDEPTAGLSKTYAEEVYQMLRDLRDRDNLGILLVDQEIRHALRIADYVYVLELGRNKFEGPPSEFGDLQKAFWVG, encoded by the coding sequence ATGCTTGAAGTGCGCAACATGGACGTCGGCTATTACCGCGACCTGAACATTCTTTCGGCGCTGAACCTTGATGTGAAGCGAGGCCAGATCGTCACCATCCTTGGTGCAAATGGGGTGGGTAAGTCCACCTCACTCAAGGCAATCTACGGCTTTCTGCGCCCTAATGGCGGCACCATTCATCTGGATGGCAAGCCATTGATCGATGTACCCCCGCATGAGCGGATCAACCTTGGCCTTGCCTATATCCCCCAGCATCCCGGCATCTTTCGCGAGATGACGGTCGAAGAAAACTTGCTCTTGGGCGCATGGACCTTCCGGCGTGACAAGGCCCGGATTGCGGAAAAGCTGGACGAACAATACAGCCGCTTTCCGGTCTTGAAGGAAAAGCGTCGTCAGCCGTCGGGGCAGCTTTCGGGCGGGCAGCAGCGGATGATCGAGATCGGCCGCACCCTGATGGGCAACCCCAAGGTCCTGTTGGTCGATGAACCCACGGCGGGCCTGTCCAAGACCTATGCCGAAGAGGTCTATCAGATGCTGCGCGATCTGCGCGACAGGGACAATCTTGGTATCCTGCTTGTCGATCAGGAAATCCGCCACGCGCTGCGGATCGCTGACTATGTCTATGTGCTGGAACTGGGGCGCAACAAGTTCGAAGGCCCGCCATCCGAGTTCGGCGATCTGCAAAAAGCGTTCTGGGTGGGCTGA